One genomic segment of Virgibacillus doumboii includes these proteins:
- a CDS encoding ISL3 family transposase — translation MNDLLFLPDLTAIEPPQENETDMMFKVEAIYPPERCPECGFDKLYKHSSRKQLIMDLPIRLKRVGLQLNRRRYKCRECDSTFWERLISIDEKRSMTRRLLESIEEQSMSKTFVEVAESVGVDEKTVRNVFKDYAAFKEREYQFETPKWLGIDEIHIIRKPRLVLTNVERRTIYDIKKDRNKDIVIKRLLEIEDRSYIEYVTMDMWKPYKDAVNIVLPHAKVVVDKFHVVRMANQALDSVRKSLRTNMTPKGRRTLMRDRFILLKRRHDLIDRELLLLETWLGNIPDLKEAYELKEEFYKIWDTPSSQEGEKRYINWRQRCVSSNVKDAYKDLVRAVDNWNEEIFNHFDKRLTNAYTESINSIIRHVERLGKGYSFDSLRAKILFNEKLHKKRKPRFNKNAFYDALPNMFDHVTDHNVSDNFGIDFTTFIKELEKGEL, via the coding sequence ATGAACGACTTATTATTCCTCCCAGATCTTACAGCAATCGAACCACCACAAGAGAATGAAACCGATATGATGTTTAAAGTGGAAGCAATCTATCCTCCAGAACGTTGTCCAGAATGTGGTTTTGACAAGTTATATAAGCACAGCTCACGAAAACAATTGATTATGGATTTGCCTATTCGTTTAAAGCGAGTTGGCTTACAATTGAACCGTAGACGTTATAAGTGTCGTGAGTGTGACTCGACCTTTTGGGAACGTCTTATATCCATTGACGAAAAGCGTAGTATGACCAGAAGGCTGTTAGAATCCATTGAAGAGCAATCAATGTCTAAGACCTTTGTAGAAGTCGCAGAAAGCGTTGGTGTTGACGAGAAGACCGTTAGGAACGTCTTTAAGGACTATGCGGCATTTAAAGAAAGAGAATACCAATTTGAGACTCCTAAATGGCTTGGGATAGATGAAATACACATCATTCGTAAACCTCGTCTGGTACTTACCAACGTCGAACGGAGAACTATCTATGACATCAAAAAGGATCGTAACAAGGATATAGTCATTAAACGCCTTTTAGAGATTGAAGATAGGTCTTATATCGAATACGTCACAATGGATATGTGGAAACCTTACAAAGATGCAGTGAATATCGTCCTTCCACACGCTAAAGTGGTGGTAGATAAGTTTCATGTAGTCCGTATGGCAAATCAAGCCTTGGATAGTGTTAGGAAATCTTTAAGAACTAATATGACACCAAAAGGAAGAAGAACACTTATGCGTGATAGGTTTATACTTCTCAAACGCAGGCACGATCTAATCGACCGTGAATTGCTACTTTTAGAAACTTGGCTTGGAAATATTCCTGATTTGAAGGAAGCCTATGAACTCAAAGAAGAATTCTATAAGATATGGGATACGCCAAGTTCACAAGAAGGAGAAAAACGATATATAAATTGGCGTCAGCGTTGTGTATCCAGTAATGTTAAAGATGCTTATAAAGACCTTGTTAGAGCCGTAGACAATTGGAATGAAGAAATATTCAATCACTTTGATAAAAGACTTACTAACGCATATACAGAGTCTATAAATAGCATTATACGTCATGTTGAACGACTGGGAAAAGGATATTCTTTCGATTCTTTAAGGGCAAAAATTTTATTCAACGAAAAGCTTCATAAAAAGCGGAAACCTCGTTTTAATAAAAATGCTTTTTACGATGCTTTACCAAATATGTTTGACCACGTTACAGATCACAACGTTTCAGATAACTTTGGTATCGACTTCACCACATTTATTAAGGAGTTGGAAAAGGGAGAGCTATAA
- a CDS encoding IS110 family transposase: protein MNYNQNRKIMQITPSTLIVGIDIAKDKHVARMQDDRGIEFGKRLTFENRIHGFEQLLERVIKIQKEQDKNKVIFGVEPTGHYWMSLAYFLTARGYDFVLVNPMHVKKSKELDDNSPTKNDTKDARVIAQLIKDGRYSVPNLLDGIYAELREGMKLRDQLTKQLIVIEGRVQNNLQRYFPEFDDVFKDWDGKTAWFTLREFPYPSDICGMTPEEVLAQWKTVIKQGIGIKRANNLVEKANKSIGIEIGLRFARKELHSLLDQYELHYQQLERLDQEIEELLENIPGAKEMIAIKGLGVVTVATFFAEVGDVRKYHHPQQLVNMAGLALREHSSGKFKGQTRISKRGRKKLRKALYIAVRPLVANNPTFKALHRYYTTRPNRPLKKQQSLIALCCKLLRVLFVIGQKQCEFDGSKLLKGLPQTESLQAA, encoded by the coding sequence ATGAATTATAATCAAAATCGAAAAATCATGCAAATTACTCCATCTACATTAATTGTTGGCATTGATATTGCCAAGGACAAACATGTCGCACGGATGCAGGATGACCGGGGAATTGAATTTGGAAAGCGACTGACCTTTGAAAATCGAATACATGGCTTTGAACAACTGTTGGAACGGGTTATTAAGATTCAAAAAGAACAGGATAAAAATAAGGTTATTTTTGGTGTTGAGCCAACGGGGCATTATTGGATGAGCTTGGCTTATTTCTTAACTGCCAGAGGATATGACTTTGTATTGGTCAATCCGATGCACGTCAAAAAATCCAAGGAGCTCGACGATAATTCACCAACGAAGAATGACACAAAGGATGCACGTGTGATAGCACAGCTGATTAAGGATGGACGATACTCTGTACCAAATCTTCTTGACGGTATTTATGCCGAATTACGAGAAGGCATGAAATTAAGAGATCAATTGACAAAACAGCTGATAGTTATTGAAGGGCGTGTTCAAAATAACCTCCAACGGTACTTCCCGGAGTTTGATGACGTGTTTAAAGACTGGGATGGAAAGACAGCTTGGTTTACATTACGTGAATTTCCATACCCATCCGATATTTGCGGAATGACTCCGGAAGAAGTGCTTGCACAATGGAAAACGGTCATTAAACAGGGAATTGGTATCAAACGTGCAAATAACCTGGTGGAGAAGGCTAACAAAAGCATTGGCATTGAAATCGGCTTACGCTTTGCCAGAAAAGAATTACACAGTCTTCTTGATCAATATGAACTACATTACCAACAGTTGGAGAGACTTGATCAGGAAATCGAAGAGCTACTGGAGAACATACCAGGTGCAAAAGAAATGATAGCCATTAAGGGATTAGGTGTAGTAACCGTTGCCACTTTCTTTGCGGAAGTTGGGGATGTTAGAAAGTATCATCACCCACAACAATTAGTAAATATGGCGGGATTAGCTTTACGGGAACATAGTTCTGGAAAGTTCAAAGGACAAACCAGGATAAGCAAACGCGGGCGAAAGAAACTGCGAAAGGCTTTATATATAGCGGTTCGGCCATTGGTGGCTAACAACCCGACGTTTAAAGCATTGCATAGGTACTACACAACCCGCCCCAACCGTCCCTTGAAAAAACAACAATCGCTTATCGCGTTGTGTTGCAAGTTATTACGTGTACTGTTCGTTATTGGCCAGAAGCAATGTGAATTTGATGGAAGTAAATTATTGAAGGGATTACCTCAAACTGAATCATTACAAGCTGCTTAA
- a CDS encoding tripeptidase T: MVSVNKDRLIDEFMELVQIDSETKHETKIAEVLTNKFTELGLDVVEDDSKEKTGHGAGNLICILKGNKEGADPIYFTSHMDTVVPGNGIKPSIKDGYIVSDGTTILGADDKAGLAAIIETIRTLKENNIEHGDIQFVITAGEESGLVGAKALDGSLINAKYGYAIDSNGTVGDLIVAAPTQAKLFTVMKGKTAHAGLAPEKGVSAITLASKAISKMPLGRIDNETTANIGRFEGGKQTNIVCDHVEILAEARSLTPEKMEKQVAKMKDAFEKTAEELGGSAEVDVQVMYPGFNLDEDDEVVKIAQNAAKKIGRDSNLQKSGGGSDANIISGLGIPTVNLAVGYEEIHTTNERIPVDELVKVTELVTAIVQEVADR; encoded by the coding sequence ATGGTATCTGTAAATAAAGACCGATTAATCGATGAATTTATGGAACTTGTTCAAATTGATTCAGAAACAAAGCATGAAACAAAAATTGCTGAAGTTCTGACAAATAAATTTACTGAATTAGGTTTGGATGTAGTAGAAGATGACAGTAAAGAAAAAACAGGTCATGGAGCAGGCAACCTGATTTGTATATTGAAGGGTAATAAGGAAGGGGCTGATCCAATCTACTTCACTTCCCATATGGATACAGTGGTTCCAGGAAACGGTATCAAACCATCGATAAAAGATGGCTATATTGTTTCTGATGGTACAACCATTCTAGGTGCCGATGATAAAGCAGGTCTAGCTGCTATTATCGAAACGATTCGGACATTGAAAGAAAACAATATTGAACACGGTGACATACAATTTGTTATTACAGCCGGTGAAGAGTCCGGCTTGGTTGGCGCCAAGGCACTGGACGGATCATTGATTAATGCCAAGTATGGCTACGCAATTGACAGTAATGGTACGGTAGGAGATCTTATAGTTGCTGCACCAACGCAAGCTAAGCTTTTTACCGTTATGAAGGGAAAAACAGCACACGCAGGTCTTGCCCCTGAAAAAGGAGTATCAGCGATAACGCTCGCATCCAAAGCTATTTCCAAAATGCCGCTTGGACGGATTGATAATGAAACAACAGCCAATATCGGTCGGTTTGAAGGAGGCAAGCAGACTAATATTGTTTGTGATCATGTAGAAATACTGGCTGAGGCAAGGTCATTAACTCCTGAAAAAATGGAGAAGCAGGTTGCTAAGATGAAGGATGCTTTCGAAAAAACTGCTGAAGAACTTGGCGGCAGTGCAGAAGTAGATGTTCAAGTAATGTATCCTGGCTTCAACCTTGATGAAGATGATGAAGTCGTGAAGATTGCACAGAACGCAGCCAAAAAAATCGGCCGTGATAGTAATCTGCAAAAAAGTGGCGGAGGCAGTGATGCAAATATTATTTCCGGGTTGGGGATTCCAACGGTTAATTTAGCAGTTGGCTATGAAGAAATCCATACAACTAATGAACGAATTCCGGTCGATGAATTGGTCAAGGTTACCGAACTTGTAACCGCAATTGTGCAGGAAGTGGCTGATAGATAA
- the tnpC gene encoding IS66 family transposase, with translation MENTAHTSNESIEYFKARTEKLEMENEALEAELKWYQEQFRLSQQRRFGSSSEKTDSNQLSLFNEAETTADSTVEEPTVETITYKRKKQRGQREQKLENLPTETIEYCLSDEEQFCSCCGGALHDMSKEVRKELKVIPAQVKVVEHVRHVYSCRHCERYEIETPIVTAKMPEPVFPGSLASPSAMAYTMTQKYVEGMPLYRQEKHLERFGISIPRQTLANWIAYGANAWLELIYKEMHARLLELDMAHADETTLQVLSEPERPATSKSYMWLYRSGHTDVPIVLYDYQQTRAGKHPRRFLEGFKGYLHVDGYPGYNGLTNVTLVGCWAHARRKFTEALQALPESAATTSVKAKEGLAFCNQLYEIERKLKDVSPKERYKQRLERSQPVMEAFLAWLQEQTPRVLPKSALGKAIKYCRKQWEHLEAFLEDGRLEIDNNRAERSIKPFVLGRKNWLFSNTAKGARSSAIIYSIVETAKENGLNPFNYLSYLFEELPNMDTTDKEQLAQYLPWSAALPQECRVPNKSK, from the coding sequence ATGGAAAATACAGCGCATACATCAAACGAATCAATTGAATATTTTAAAGCGCGTACGGAAAAGCTTGAGATGGAAAATGAAGCGTTGGAGGCGGAATTAAAATGGTACCAAGAACAATTTCGTTTGAGCCAACAACGCAGATTCGGATCTTCCAGTGAGAAGACCGACTCGAACCAGCTTTCGCTTTTCAATGAAGCAGAGACCACAGCTGATTCAACAGTTGAAGAACCAACTGTTGAGACGATTACATATAAACGCAAGAAACAGCGTGGACAGCGCGAACAAAAGCTTGAAAACCTGCCTACGGAAACGATTGAATATTGTTTATCCGATGAGGAACAGTTCTGTTCGTGTTGCGGCGGTGCATTGCACGATATGAGCAAGGAAGTGCGCAAAGAATTAAAGGTTATTCCTGCACAAGTGAAAGTTGTGGAGCACGTGCGCCACGTGTACAGCTGTCGCCACTGTGAACGCTATGAAATTGAAACACCAATTGTGACAGCGAAAATGCCAGAGCCTGTTTTTCCCGGTAGTTTGGCCTCCCCGTCCGCAATGGCTTATACCATGACGCAAAAATATGTGGAAGGGATGCCACTGTATCGGCAAGAGAAACATTTGGAACGCTTCGGTATATCCATACCACGTCAGACTCTGGCTAATTGGATAGCGTACGGCGCCAATGCTTGGCTTGAGCTGATTTATAAAGAAATGCATGCCCGGTTATTGGAACTGGACATGGCCCACGCGGATGAGACGACATTACAAGTTTTATCCGAGCCGGAACGGCCCGCAACATCAAAATCCTATATGTGGCTGTATCGCTCCGGGCATACCGATGTTCCCATCGTCTTGTATGATTATCAACAAACCCGGGCTGGCAAACACCCCCGCCGATTCCTGGAAGGTTTCAAGGGATATCTGCATGTAGACGGTTACCCTGGCTACAACGGCTTAACCAATGTTACCTTGGTTGGATGCTGGGCGCATGCACGCCGTAAATTTACAGAAGCACTTCAGGCACTTCCTGAATCCGCAGCCACTACGTCTGTGAAAGCTAAAGAAGGCTTGGCTTTCTGTAATCAACTTTATGAAATTGAACGTAAATTAAAAGACGTAAGTCCAAAAGAACGCTATAAACAGCGTTTGGAACGCAGCCAACCTGTAATGGAGGCTTTTTTGGCATGGCTTCAAGAACAGACACCACGTGTACTACCCAAAAGTGCGTTAGGCAAAGCAATCAAATATTGTCGTAAACAATGGGAACATTTGGAGGCCTTTTTAGAGGATGGTCGTCTGGAAATTGATAATAACCGTGCGGAACGGTCCATCAAGCCTTTTGTGCTAGGTAGGAAAAATTGGCTTTTCAGTAATACCGCAAAAGGAGCAAGATCCAGTGCGATTATTTACAGTATTGTGGAGACAGCTAAGGAAAATGGATTAAATCCATTCAACTACCTCAGCTATTTGTTTGAAGAACTTCCCAATATGGATACGACGGATAAGGAGCAATTGGCTCAATACCTGCCATGGTCAGCAGCCCTCCCTCAAGAATGCCGCGTTCCTAATAAATCTAAATAA
- the tnpB gene encoding IS66 family insertion sequence element accessory protein TnpB (TnpB, as the term is used for proteins encoded by IS66 family insertion elements, is considered an accessory protein, since TnpC, encoded by a neighboring gene, is a DDE family transposase.) — MNFQFDRVYLARGSTDLRKSIDGLAVIVKECFDLDPFSPSLFVFCNRKRDKLKILQWENNGFWLHYRRLERGTFHWPSEKETAPMNITPRQLRWLLDGLSIEQKQAHREVKARTIL, encoded by the coding sequence ATGAACTTTCAATTTGATCGTGTATATCTGGCTCGCGGCAGCACGGATCTACGTAAATCCATTGACGGGTTGGCAGTGATTGTAAAAGAATGCTTTGACCTTGACCCCTTTTCCCCCAGCCTGTTCGTGTTTTGTAATCGAAAACGCGATAAGCTAAAGATTCTGCAATGGGAGAATAATGGGTTTTGGTTGCATTACCGGCGTTTGGAAAGAGGCACGTTCCATTGGCCATCCGAAAAGGAGACGGCGCCAATGAATATTACCCCGCGCCAACTTCGTTGGCTACTGGATGGTTTATCCATTGAACAAAAGCAGGCACACCGGGAAGTCAAAGCACGTACCATTCTATAA
- the tnpA gene encoding IS66 family insertion sequence element accessory protein TnpA translates to MTLKDKRIEWKARYDDWKESGQSIAEWCRDQEIKVHQMYYWVQRFERDVISPETETTETQWLTVQVDDYAEDQGPIFIHVDTISVEVRPGANVQLLSDVIHILQNQNG, encoded by the coding sequence ATGACCCTGAAAGACAAAAGAATAGAATGGAAAGCGCGCTATGACGACTGGAAAGAAAGCGGGCAAAGCATTGCTGAATGGTGTCGAGACCAAGAAATTAAGGTCCACCAAATGTATTATTGGGTTCAACGGTTTGAAAGAGATGTCATTTCTCCAGAAACGGAGACAACGGAAACGCAGTGGCTTACTGTTCAAGTGGACGATTACGCTGAAGACCAGGGACCCATCTTTATTCATGTTGATACCATTTCTGTTGAAGTGCGGCCGGGAGCAAATGTCCAATTATTGTCCGATGTCATACATATCTTGCAGAACCAAAACGGATGA
- a CDS encoding DUF4129 domain-containing protein: MFVSSDKAREEIRGILDQNEYKVYYEDNRNFLQIWWERLTNWIGEQLTKLFSGLEPSSGFADLVLFTIIIAIIALIGFVVLHRFQAGKRRKFYDYQPLKSLNASSWSFADHLRAVRQQENDKNHNEAARHLFLATLLYFHDKEWLRAKNWKTNWEYYAELQRVNSQLADSFHQLALVFDEVVYGEQKLEIDDYYRFRNEAMQWLDEDSTEVSGEV; encoded by the coding sequence ATGTTTGTAAGTTCAGATAAAGCAAGAGAAGAAATACGGGGGATTTTAGACCAAAATGAATATAAAGTTTATTATGAAGACAATCGAAATTTTCTCCAAATCTGGTGGGAACGGCTAACCAACTGGATTGGCGAGCAATTAACTAAGTTGTTTTCCGGATTGGAGCCTTCAAGCGGTTTTGCAGATTTGGTTCTGTTTACCATCATTATCGCTATAATAGCTCTTATTGGATTTGTTGTTTTGCATCGTTTCCAGGCAGGGAAAAGGAGGAAATTTTACGACTATCAGCCACTAAAGTCTCTTAATGCGTCCAGTTGGTCATTTGCTGATCACCTGAGGGCAGTACGGCAGCAGGAAAATGATAAAAATCATAATGAAGCGGCGCGGCATTTGTTTTTGGCTACCTTGCTCTATTTTCATGATAAAGAATGGTTGAGGGCGAAGAATTGGAAAACAAACTGGGAATATTATGCTGAGCTGCAGCGGGTAAACAGTCAACTGGCAGACTCATTTCATCAGCTTGCGTTAGTATTTGATGAAGTTGTCTATGGCGAACAGAAATTGGAAATAGACGATTATTATCGTTTTCGGAATGAGGCGATGCAGTGGCTTGATGAGGATTCCACAGAAGTCTCCGGTGAAGTCTAA
- a CDS encoding DUF4350 domain-containing protein, translated as MQTLRTGGRTLVWLVVVLLLFIGISYTVAPDAPEEFPDFVSDSPSPTGVKAFYTYMDNQTGTVNRWDHSPELLTGEDDNQLLIMVEPSFTPNTKEMEEYISFMESGNTILLLKTNPDGMFGIETVPAQSESGTVTNQNGNDHKADLNSTFRIDSNKDSNIVLRDDAGVIAAERDLGIGKLITAVSPEWITNGKILEQDHLELIFYLIQTGNERWEAIYFDEYLHESEHAPAITTLYPGWMLVLGFQVILLTIVWLMHQGKRFGPVIEPREETVRFSYERIRALAAWYQRGNRYIDSLRIQADYLKLRLQERWGIPYYKDWSDIKEHIERKMDTEQDMDTFFNGLTYVLRQDRISKKTYLSWAKQIDRLRKEVEEG; from the coding sequence TTGCAAACATTAAGAACAGGCGGAAGAACGCTGGTGTGGCTGGTTGTTGTTCTTCTGTTATTTATAGGAATTAGTTATACGGTCGCACCGGATGCACCTGAAGAGTTTCCTGACTTTGTTTCAGATTCCCCATCGCCTACAGGTGTGAAAGCTTTCTATACATATATGGATAACCAAACAGGTACGGTTAACAGATGGGACCATTCACCGGAACTTTTGACTGGTGAGGACGACAATCAGTTATTAATTATGGTCGAACCGTCTTTCACCCCTAACACCAAAGAAATGGAAGAATATATTTCTTTTATGGAATCAGGCAATACGATTTTGCTGTTAAAGACAAATCCGGATGGGATGTTTGGCATTGAAACGGTTCCGGCACAGAGTGAATCGGGCACCGTAACTAATCAGAACGGAAATGACCATAAGGCTGACTTAAATTCGACGTTTCGCATCGATTCAAATAAAGATAGTAACATAGTATTGCGTGATGATGCCGGTGTAATTGCAGCAGAAAGGGATCTTGGAATTGGAAAGTTAATTACGGCTGTATCACCGGAGTGGATTACGAACGGAAAAATATTGGAGCAAGATCATCTGGAATTAATTTTTTATCTAATACAGACGGGAAACGAAAGATGGGAAGCGATTTATTTTGATGAATACCTGCATGAGTCCGAGCATGCACCAGCAATAACGACACTTTATCCGGGCTGGATGCTGGTTCTGGGATTTCAGGTAATTCTGCTGACTATCGTCTGGCTCATGCATCAGGGGAAACGCTTTGGACCTGTCATTGAACCAAGGGAAGAAACAGTCCGGTTCAGTTATGAGCGCATTCGTGCACTGGCAGCATGGTATCAAAGGGGAAACAGATATATTGACTCACTGAGGATTCAGGCGGATTATTTAAAATTACGCTTGCAGGAACGTTGGGGAATTCCGTATTACAAAGATTGGTCAGATATTAAAGAACACATTGAACGGAAAATGGACACTGAACAGGATATGGACACATTCTTCAATGGATTAACATATGTGTTACGCCAGGATCGGATAAGCAAAAAAACGTACTTATCATGGGCAAAGCAGATAGATAGATTACGGAAAGAGGTGGAAGAAGGATGA